In Papio anubis isolate 15944 chromosome 17, Panubis1.0, whole genome shotgun sequence, the following are encoded in one genomic region:
- the CLEC10A gene encoding C-type lectin domain family 10 member A isoform X2 translates to MTYENFQDLESEEKVQGVRNGLPPPQSLLQRLRSGPGLHLLSLGLGLLLLVIICVVGSQNSKFQRDLVTLRTDFSNFTSNTVAEIQALTSQGSSVEEMIASLKAEVEVIKQEQQAVHSEMLLRVQQLMQDLNKLTCQVATLKNNASTERTCCPVNWVEHQDSCYWFSRSAMPWAEAEKHCQLENAHLVVINSREEQEHLSFAYTWMGLSDREGAWKWVDGTDYETGFQNWKPGQPDDWQGHGLGGGEDCAHFHPDGRWNDDVCQRPYYWVCEAGLTQASQESH, encoded by the exons ATGACATATGAAAACTTCCAAGACTTGGAGAGTGAGGAGAAAGTCCAAGGGGTTAGAAATG GGCTGCCTCCTCCCCAGTCCCTCCTGCAGCGTCTCCGCTCTGGGCCCGGCCTCCACCTGCTGTCCCTGGGCCTTGGTCTCCTGCTGCTGGTCATCATCTGTGTGGTTGGATCCCAAA ATTCCAAATTTCAGAGGGACCTGGTGACCCTGAGAACAGATTTTAGCAACTTCACCTCAAACACTGTGGCTGAGATCCAGGCACTGACTTCCCAGG GCAGCAGCGTGGAAGAAATGATAGCGTCTCTGAAAGCTGAGGTGGAGGTTATCAAGCAGGAACAGCAGGCAG TTCATTCCGAAATGCTCCTGCGAGTCCAGCAGCTGATGCAAGACCTGAATAAACTGACCTGTCAGGTGGCTACTCTCAAGAACAATG CGTCTACTGAAAGGACCTGCTGCCCCGTCAACTGGGTGGAGCACCAAGACAGCTGCTACTGGTTCTCTCGCTCTGCGATGCCCTGGGCCGAGGCTGAGAAGCACTGCCAGCTGGAGAACGCCCACCTGGTGGTCATCAACTCCAGGGAGGAGCAG GAACATCTAAGCTTCGCATACACCTGGATGGGCCTCAGTGACCGTGAAGGAGCCTGGAAGTGGGTGGATGGAACAGACTATGAGACCGGCTTCCA GAACTGGAAGCCAGGCCAGCCAGACGACTGGCAGGGGCACGGGCTGGGCGGAGGCGAGGACTGTGCCCACTTCCACCCAGACGGCAGGTGGAATGACGACGTCTGCCAGAGGCCCTACTACTGGGTCTGCGAGGCTGGTCTGACCCAGGCCAGCCAGGAGAGTCACTGA
- the SLC16A11 gene encoding monocarboxylate transporter 11 has translation MTPQAAGPPDGGWGWVVAAAAFAVNGLSYGLLRSLGLAFPDLAEHFDRSAQDTAWISALALAVQQAASPVGSALSTRWGARPVVMVGGVLASLGFVFSAFARSLLHLYLGLGLLAGSGWALVFAPALGTLSRYFSRRRVLAVGLALTGNGASSLLLAPALQLLLDTFGWRGALLLLGAITLHLTPCGALLLPLALPGDPPAPPRSPLAALGLGLFTRRAFSIFALGTALVGGGYFVPYVHLAPHALERGLGGYGAALVVAVAAVGDAGARLVCGWLADQGWVPLPRLLAVFGALTGLGLWVVGLVPVVGGEESWGGPLLAAAVAYGLSAGSYAPLVFGVLPGLVGIGGVVQATGLVMMLMSLGGLLGPPLSGFLRDETGDFTTSFLVSGSLILSGSFIYIGLPKALPSCGPASPPATPPPERGELLPAPQAVLVSPGGPRSTLDTTC, from the exons ATGACCCCCCAGGCCGCCGGACCCCCGGacgggggctggggctgggtggtGGCGGCCGCAGCCTTCGCGGTGAACGGGCTGTCCTACGGGCTGCTGCGCTCGCTGGGCCTTGCCTTCCCTGACCTTGCCGAGCACTTTGACCGAAGCGCCCAGGACACTGCGTGGATCAGCGCCCTGGCCCTGGCGGTGCAGCAGGCAGCCA GCCCGGTGGGCAGCGCCCTGAGCACGCGCTGGGGAGCCCGCCCGGTGGTGATGGTTGGGGGCGTCCTCGCCTCGCTGGGCTTCGTCTTCTCGGCTTTCGCCCGCAGTCTGCTGCACCTCTACCTCGGCCTGGGCCTCCTCGCTG GCTCTGGTTGGGCCCTGGTGTTCGCCCCTGCCCTAGGCACCCTCTCGCGTTACTTCTCCCGCCGTCGAGTCTTGGCGGTGGGGCTGGCGCTCACCGGCAACGGGGCCTCCTCGCTGCTCCTGGCGCCTGCCTTGCAGCTTCTCCTCGATACTTTCGGCTGGCGGGGCGCTCTGCTCCTTCTCGGCGCGATCACCCTCCACCTCACCCCTTGTGGCGCCCTGCTGCTACCCCTGGCCCTTCCTGGCGACCCCCCAGCCCCACCGCGTAGTCCCTTAGCTGCCCTCGGCCTGGGACTCTTCACACGCCGGGCCTTCTCGATCTTTGCTCTAGGCACAGCCCTGGTTGGGGGCGGGTACTTCGTTCCTTACGTGCACTTGGCCCCCCACGCTTTAGAACGGGGCCTGGGGGGATACGGGGCAGCGCTGGTGGTGGCCGTGGCTGCGGTGGGCGATGCGGGCGCCCGGCTGGTCTGCGGGTGGCTGGCAGACCAAGGCTGGGTGCCTCTCCCGCGGCTGCTGGCCGTATTCGGGGCTCTGACTGGGCTGGGGCTGTGGGTGGTGGGACTGGTGCCCGTGGTGGGGGGCGAAGAGAGCTGGGGGGGTCCCCTGCTGGCCGCTGCTGTGGCCTACGGGCTGAGCGCGGGGAGTTACGCCCCGCTGGTTTTCGGTGTGCTCCCTGGGCTGGTGGGCATCGGAGGTGTGGTGCAGGCCACGGGACTGGTGATGATGCTGATGAGCCTCGGAGGGCTCCTGGGCCCTCCCCTATCAG GCTTCCTAAGGGATGAGACAGGAGACTTCACCACCTCTTTCCTCGTGTCTGGCTCTTTGATCCTCTCCGGCAGCTTCATCTACATAGGGTTGCCCAAGGCGCTGCCCTCCTGTGGTCCAGCCTCCCCTCCAGCCACGCCTCCCCCAGAGAGGGGGGAGCTGCTTCCCGCTCCCCAGGCAGTCTTGGTGTCCCCAGGAGGCCCTCGCTCCACTCTGGACACCActtgttga
- the CLEC10A gene encoding C-type lectin domain family 10 member A isoform X1: protein MTYENFQDLESEEKVQGVRNGLPPPQSLLQRLRSGPGLHLLSLGLGLLLLVIICVVGSQNSKFQRDLVTLRTDFSNFTSNTVAEIQALTSQGSSVEEMIASLKAEVEVIKQEQQAVHSEMLLRVQQLMQDLNKLTCQVATLKNNASTERTCCPVNWVEHQDSCYWFSRSAMPWAEAEKHCQLENAHLVVINSREEQNFVQEHLSFAYTWMGLSDREGAWKWVDGTDYETGFQNWKPGQPDDWQGHGLGGGEDCAHFHPDGRWNDDVCQRPYYWVCEAGLTQASQESH from the exons ATGACATATGAAAACTTCCAAGACTTGGAGAGTGAGGAGAAAGTCCAAGGGGTTAGAAATG GGCTGCCTCCTCCCCAGTCCCTCCTGCAGCGTCTCCGCTCTGGGCCCGGCCTCCACCTGCTGTCCCTGGGCCTTGGTCTCCTGCTGCTGGTCATCATCTGTGTGGTTGGATCCCAAA ATTCCAAATTTCAGAGGGACCTGGTGACCCTGAGAACAGATTTTAGCAACTTCACCTCAAACACTGTGGCTGAGATCCAGGCACTGACTTCCCAGG GCAGCAGCGTGGAAGAAATGATAGCGTCTCTGAAAGCTGAGGTGGAGGTTATCAAGCAGGAACAGCAGGCAG TTCATTCCGAAATGCTCCTGCGAGTCCAGCAGCTGATGCAAGACCTGAATAAACTGACCTGTCAGGTGGCTACTCTCAAGAACAATG CGTCTACTGAAAGGACCTGCTGCCCCGTCAACTGGGTGGAGCACCAAGACAGCTGCTACTGGTTCTCTCGCTCTGCGATGCCCTGGGCCGAGGCTGAGAAGCACTGCCAGCTGGAGAACGCCCACCTGGTGGTCATCAACTCCAGGGAGGAGCAG aattttgtCCAGGAACATCTAAGCTTCGCATACACCTGGATGGGCCTCAGTGACCGTGAAGGAGCCTGGAAGTGGGTGGATGGAACAGACTATGAGACCGGCTTCCA GAACTGGAAGCCAGGCCAGCCAGACGACTGGCAGGGGCACGGGCTGGGCGGAGGCGAGGACTGTGCCCACTTCCACCCAGACGGCAGGTGGAATGACGACGTCTGCCAGAGGCCCTACTACTGGGTCTGCGAGGCTGGTCTGACCCAGGCCAGCCAGGAGAGTCACTGA